A single genomic interval of Streptococcus suis harbors:
- the fusA gene encoding elongation factor G yields MAREFSLEKTRNIGIMAHVDAGKTTTTERILYYTGKIHKIGETHEGASQMDWMEQEQERGITITSAATTAQWNNHRVNIIDTPGHVDFTIEVQRSLRVLDGAVTVLDSQSGVEPQTETVWRQATEYGVPRIVFANKMDKIGADFLYSVSTLHERLQANAHPIQLPIGSEDEFRGIIDLIKMKAEIYTNDLGTDILEEDIPAEYLEQAEEYREKLVEAVAETDEELMMKYLEGEEITNEELKAAIRKATINVEFFPVLCGSAFKNKGVQLMLDAVIDYLPSPLDIPAIKGVNPDTDAEEERHASDEEPFAALAFKIMTDPFVGRLTFFRVYSGVLNSGSYVLNTSKGKRERIGRILQMHANSRQEIETVYAGDIAAAVGLKDTTTGDSLTDEKAKIILESIHVPEPVIQLMVEPKSKADQDKMGIALSKLAEEDPTFRVETNVETGETVISGMGELHLDVLVDRMRREFKVEANVGAPQVSYRETFRASTQARGFFKRQSGGKGQFGDVWIEFTPNEEGKGFEFENAIVGGVVPREFIPAVEKGLVESMANGVLAGYPIVDVKAKLYDGSYHDVDSSETAFKVAASLALKEAAKSAQPTILEPMMLVTITAPEDNLGDVMGHVTARRGRVDGMEARGNTQIVRAYVPLAEMFGYATVLRSATQGRGTFMMVFDHYEDVPKSVQDEIIKKNGGNA; encoded by the coding sequence ATGGCACGCGAATTTTCATTAGAAAAAACTCGTAATATCGGTATCATGGCGCACGTTGACGCGGGTAAAACAACGACAACTGAGCGTATTCTTTACTACACTGGTAAAATCCACAAAATCGGTGAAACTCACGAAGGTGCATCACAAATGGACTGGATGGAGCAAGAGCAAGAGCGTGGTATCACTATCACATCTGCTGCGACAACAGCTCAATGGAACAACCACCGTGTAAACATCATCGACACACCAGGACACGTGGACTTCACAATCGAAGTACAACGTTCACTTCGCGTTCTTGATGGTGCGGTAACCGTTCTTGACTCACAATCAGGTGTTGAGCCACAAACTGAAACAGTATGGCGTCAAGCAACTGAATACGGTGTTCCACGTATCGTATTTGCTAACAAGATGGATAAAATCGGTGCTGACTTCCTTTACTCAGTAAGCACACTTCATGAGCGTCTTCAAGCAAATGCACACCCAATTCAATTGCCAATCGGTTCTGAAGACGAGTTCCGTGGTATCATCGACTTGATCAAGATGAAAGCTGAAATCTATACGAACGACCTTGGTACAGATATTCTTGAAGAAGATATCCCAGCTGAATACCTTGAGCAAGCTGAAGAATACCGTGAAAAATTGGTTGAAGCAGTTGCTGAAACTGATGAAGAATTGATGATGAAATACCTTGAAGGTGAAGAAATCACAAACGAAGAATTGAAAGCTGCTATCCGTAAAGCAACTATCAACGTTGAATTCTTCCCAGTATTGTGTGGTTCAGCTTTCAAAAACAAAGGTGTTCAGTTGATGCTTGATGCAGTTATCGACTACCTTCCAAGCCCGCTTGACATCCCTGCTATTAAAGGTGTTAACCCAGATACAGATGCTGAAGAAGAGCGTCATGCATCAGATGAAGAGCCATTTGCAGCTCTTGCCTTCAAGATTATGACTGACCCATTCGTAGGTCGTTTGACATTCTTCCGTGTATACTCAGGTGTTCTTAACAGCGGTTCATACGTATTGAACACTTCTAAAGGTAAACGTGAGCGTATCGGACGTATCCTTCAAATGCACGCAAACAGCCGTCAAGAAATTGAAACTGTTTATGCAGGTGACATCGCCGCTGCGGTTGGTTTGAAAGATACTACAACTGGTGACTCATTGACAGATGAAAAAGCAAAAATCATCCTTGAGTCAATCCACGTTCCAGAACCAGTTATCCAATTGATGGTTGAGCCTAAGTCTAAAGCTGACCAAGACAAGATGGGTATTGCCCTTTCTAAATTGGCTGAAGAAGATCCAACATTCCGCGTTGAAACAAACGTTGAAACTGGTGAAACAGTTATCTCTGGTATGGGTGAGTTGCACTTGGATGTCCTTGTTGACCGTATGCGTCGTGAATTCAAGGTTGAAGCAAACGTAGGTGCTCCTCAAGTATCATACCGTGAAACATTCCGCGCTTCTACACAAGCTCGTGGTTTCTTCAAACGCCAGTCTGGTGGTAAAGGTCAATTCGGTGACGTTTGGATCGAATTCACACCAAACGAAGAAGGTAAAGGTTTTGAGTTCGAGAATGCTATTGTCGGTGGTGTGGTTCCACGTGAATTCATCCCAGCGGTTGAAAAAGGTCTCGTAGAATCTATGGCTAACGGTGTTCTTGCTGGTTACCCAATCGTTGACGTTAAAGCGAAGCTTTACGATGGTTCATACCACGATGTCGACTCATCTGAAACAGCCTTCAAAGTGGCAGCATCTCTTGCCCTTAAAGAAGCTGCTAAATCAGCTCAACCAACTATCCTTGAGCCAATGATGCTTGTAACAATCACTGCACCAGAAGATAACCTTGGTGACGTTATGGGTCACGTTACTGCACGTCGTGGTCGCGTTGATGGTATGGAAGCTCGTGGTAACACACAAATCGTTCGTGCTTATGTGCCACTTGCTGAAATGTTCGGTTACGCAACTGTACTTCGTTCAGCAACACAAGGTCGCGGTACTTTCATGATGGTATTTGACCACTACGAAGATGTACCAAAATCTGTACAAGATGAAATCATCAAGAAAAACGGCGGCAATGCTTAA